From the Drosophila suzukii unplaced genomic scaffold, CBGP_Dsuzu_IsoJpt1.0 scf_9, whole genome shotgun sequence genome, the window TTGGCTCCAAAGAGATCTGCCAATAGGCATCTTTCAGATCGAGACTGGaaattgtgaggagttgaataactccccacaaatataagcagcagcagcagatggccggccgcttaataaatacgcggcgaattcgcgtagtagcGGCGCGGCGAGAAGACGAtagagaacgagagagtttgcaGAGCAAGGTCGaaagagtttggagaccaaggatgaaGATAGAGAGAGTtgggagaccaaggatggacagcgagagagtttggagaccaaagatggagatcgagagagtctggagaccaaggatggagacccaaaaagtttggagaccaaggagcggataaggagagagtggagacttgccgggcagagcaagagtgccttGTGGGGATGAcgggactccaccggactttggactctcccgttaactttggaccgggagaagaagtgccacatatcggcagtggagcggctcACAGaagtgccacaagcatcacgggaattaGCGGGACGGCAGTAGTGGGCAGAGCATcggttggaagcggtacgtgaaggacaagtgggtcaaccaggaggcacggactttggacccgaagtgagacacaagtggctgagttccgaaaggcatcacacggctaagtcaaggcgtttgttttccaactttgtcacgaccacaccctggcgagtcgcccggcgggtctgtcagagacaagcgaAAGAGGcttacgacgaagaaccgtcagcttggggaggaaagttgtctaagATCCAgagtaccttgcccgaccaagcaggacctggcgagacggacgagcggtggatggatttgcggtttcaagagacGTTCGCCTGGCGTttccatcgccgcgcggagtttattggggagcgcaggagcgtcgcgaacgtcaagcattagggtgaagccgggtggaacgttcgtctgcgctaggcgtaaggcaaagtgaactgctaggcagcttcctggcggtagccttgactgtcagtgcgatctgagcaagaacctagcgggaccgtccgggacagagcaagggacaggtattgccttgAAAGGCGTTGGACTGGAGAGCAAAGCTTGTTCAttctagtctgagaacggtgacgcttccctaagcccacaaggcggccactacgagcgtcccgagacacaggagccagcggacgtcgagtcaacgcgtcgacaagaCAGGAAGAGGAGCACTAGCAGCCGGCGAAATcaagccacacacccgctgtactaataccttgagaataaatcccactgttgcCATTTGATCTGATATACGAACACGAAAtattctgagctagccgcacgaatctcgtagcgagcagacaacaaaatcaattttGTAACAGGACAACTGGCGAAGAATACGCACTCTGAGACTCCTCAATCACCCAAATTACCAACATTCGGTcgatttctttaaaaataagtttttcgACCGTAGGTGAGACCGGAAAATGACTTTGCTTGATCGACTTAGCATCGCTAACGTCGATTTCGTAGGCAACAAGAGTGGTTTTTCCCAACCCCGAAGAGGCAAACGAAGGAAATGTCCCAAGAACTTTACTGAGACTACATTGCTGACCTTCAGTTAGGTTATCTGAATCCGAAACCATCTCAGATACTTGCAAGTAATAGTGCTTATAGTTTTCACATTGTTCCAATAAGCCCTTATCCTATTAGTGTTTCTAGATGCCACTTTTTCTTTCAAGCTTGGCCTTAGATCTACGAGCCACCTGATTTGGCCAACATTCCTTGATCGGATCAGATGGAGATGATCTAGCTGGTTCTTCGAATGTTTGAATAGGACGTACTAGTTAGGCTTCCCGTTTGTCTACTTGTCCTTCTGAACACTTGACTGCTTTCGACCGATAAAAGTGTAGGGTGGTGTTCTTGCCACTCCCCCTGGGTGCCTATACCCATTATCTTCCTAAAAAACTTGTGTGCAACGGACAAGCTGAATTCGATGTGAGTCATATAGAACTGGAAAGGGATTAGAAAGGGATAGAAAGAAACTTCCTTTGCTTCGGATCATGCCTCCGAACGTCCAAGACCTCCGATTCTTCAAGGCTTGATTTGACCTTCCAACCTATGGCTATTAGCATCCTGTAATAAGAATCTCTAATCTTAACAATAGCCCCATTCGTTCAGAGGTATCAAGGGGTCATGTTAGCTAGGGTCAAAAATAGGGGTTTCTAGAACATTAtaaaagtttatttaacaGCTAAACATAATTAGAATTTAACCCTGACATAaccattaaaaacaaattttaacataacaataaatatttaaaagaataatataggaatacaattaaatacattaatataaattaaacaaatacgGGCAATgcatataaaaacataaaattgaatttcaataCCTTACAATTTCAAAACTTAACTTTCAGAGGGAACAAttcaaacaaaaacatttgtatttatatttaattaaattgcaaTTGCATTGAACAAGCAAACGAACTTGAGTGAAAGTGAGGTTCGATGGAGTCTTTTACATATGAGaggtttcttttttttcttgacTTATATTCACCATTTAAACTTTAATTTGGGCATCGGATATTCTTTAAGcattttttctcgattttctTTCCCTTTTTTAGATTTTACTTTATATGATGCAATACAGACATCACCAAATTAGAGTTATATCGTTAATTGTGGATTTTGCACTCACCAACATTATCGCAGCTACATCGTTGAAAGCGCTTTCTCGGACAAATCGTGGCTAAAAATTTAAACCTTAAAAAGGCCAAAAAAATCACTAATCTTTTTGAAAGTCAAAACCTTTAccttttttctctttttttccTTTTGGTTCTCAAAGAGGTAGGTGTATGGGGCAACAACAACACTCACTTCGAACTACCTTCTTGCCATTTGCTTATTCCATTTCTTTTTCCTCTTTTTAAAATTGGCTTTTGCCCACAAAACTAGAAAATCAATTATTCACTAAAAAAAATCTGtctaatttaaaataaagctCCACTTTCACTGAACCGCATTTGCTTCAGCGACTAATCGCcttttctttttcacattCGCTTCACGGCTGCAGTTCCACGGGGCCTTTAGGTTTGGCGAATTTTTCCGGGGAAATCGCTCTAAGTGCGCATTACCGTCGGATCCCACTCCACGAATTCGATCCACGCCTTGGACACTTTTCCGGCGGAAAACTAGCTTTCTTTCTTAACTTTTCGGTAGCAAATCGTTAGGCAAACAAAAGATTGGATGGCCTTAGAGCGCGGTCGCGAGACTACTAGGCGCTAAAACCCAAATGTTCGATGGTTGCCCCTTAAGTGGAACTCAAGCCCACCTATTGAGCTTTCACTTGTATGTTTGTTCTATGCCACTGAAACtctcaaaaatatattttccgATCGCTGATTGCAGATTTCACCAAATCCGTTCTCCACAATCATAAGCCGAATGATTTCGCTTCCGGTGATGGTAATGCAGGTATAAGCACCAAGTCTAgcaaaaaaatgatattttggCCAAAGTTTCTCCCGAGAACCTCTGCACTTTATTACCTCTACGGACTTATCGCTGGCTAAAGATAATTCGCTTCTTTGTTCTTTCCTTTGAACTTCTGCCCCTGGTCACGAATCTGAACTTTACTTATTTCACCCAAGCGTGGTGTAACTAAGAATTATAAGTCTTaaaaccaagcttcagaccaaatctgaagaacatttccgagcagtatccaaatacctggaggaagctaggaaaagctactacacgtaccaactaaaaagcagcaagggcctgcaagtggtaataaaaggaatcgagcccgacgtaaccgccaaggaagttatcgatgctcttaaggaaaaggggttttctgcaaagaacgtcagtaacattataaacaggaacaaggagccgcaaccactcttcagggtcgagctggagccagacagcagagtcttgaagaaaaatgaagtgcaccccatttataacctgcaatacttattgcaccgaagaattaacgtggaagagccacataaaaggaacggcccagtgcaatgcacaaattgtcaggagtatggacacaccagggcatactgttcgcttcgaacagtctgtgtagcttgtggagacttccacaactcggctaactgccctgccaacaaagaagaccccaaaaagaaaaaatgcgttaactgccaaggtaaccacacggcaaactacaggggctgtccggtctacaaggagatgaaggaccgcatgcgaaaagtgatagcaacgcgtcttcagaaaacccaaaatgcgtacacttactcgcgtacgacgccggaagtatttttcggcacggctgcaagatcctcctttggtcaactaaatacccagacaggattctcatacgccgatgcccttcgatcggggacggaaaacccactccagtctaatctaggaaacgctcagcagatccaagaacagtcgcaaagcactctggaaactatgatggtcaccatgcaacaaagtatgatggaactcatgtcattcatgaaaacgaccatgcaaacactggtccaaaaccagaacatggtgttacagctacttgcagctaagcagtccaaataatcagatggcaaacctacgaataacaatgtggaacgccaatggcgtttcacggcacaaccttgaagtaacacagttcctgaatgaaaatcatatcgacattatgctactggtagagacgcacctcacaaacaaatacaacttccaaataagaggctacactttctaccgcacagaccatccagatggtaaagcccacggcggaaccggcatcctaatcagggaacgcatcaatcaccactttcaccaaaggttttcaactaattacctgcaagccacgtctatcaaagtgcagtcaggcaacggaaacctcaccatagccgctgtctactgcccgcctcgctttacaatttctgaaggacaattcatggacttctacaacttgcttggagaccgctttatagctgcaggggactataatgccaaacacacgcactggggatcacgccttgtgactcccaaaggaaggcaattatacaatgcaatcataaaaccgaacaacaaattagactatgtttcccctggcagccccacatactggccaacagaccccaggaaagttccagacctaatagactttgcggtgacaaaaaacattccccgcaatataataagcgccaaagcgctttcggacctgtcgtcagaccattcgccagtgctaataactcttcttcaaagcacaagaaccacagatcaccccctcaggctgacgtcgcacagaaccaactggttaaaatataaaaagtatgtaagctcacacatcaaactaacacctcacttcaacatcgaagcggacatcgactgctctaccgatgctcttgaagaagtattcgtggaggcagccactatctcaacaccacaaggcagggacgcgcaaaccaaccacttcaaaactaatctgcaaattgaacggttagtcctagaaaagaggcgcctgcgacgtgcctggcaagccaacagatcgccgtcatcaaaacaacgtcttaaggaagccactcgctcactaaatcgagctctaaagcaagaaacagaaaatgcacagctgcagtacattacaaaactatcgccaaccagtacaaaacttcctctgtggagggctcacccaaatctgagctctccaatcgaaacagtgactccgataagaaactcatctggcatctgggcccgcagcgacgaagatagagccgaaacttttgcgttacatctaagaaacgtcttccagccgaaccctgccactggttcatttttcctaccacaaatcgaatctgaatctatttccctgccaccattgtttcagccaaaggagatcgcgaaagtcattggggaactgaaaccaaaaaaggcccctggcggtgaccaaataaccccaaaaatgttaattgaacttccaaactctgccattgaggttatctgtaagctcttcaatgggattataactctcggctactatccgaaaaaatggaaaaaatctattatcattatgataccgaagcccggaaaagaccacacaattccgtcatcctacagaccaattagtttattatcgtgtctgtctaagctgttcgaaaaatgccttctaactcgcataacaccatatctaggagcacacaatgttatccctgctcatcaatttggatttcgtcaaaaccatggaacaatcgaacaagttaacagaataacatcagaaaaacgcacagcctttgagcatcgggaatactgcagcgcaatattcctcgatgtatctcaagccttcgatcgagtatggctagatggcctcatgcacaaaatcaaaacacacttacctgattacactcacaagcttcttgagtcgtatctatacaacaggaccttcgcagtaaggtgcaatacaacaacatccgacgactacattatcaaagctggagtcccgcaaggaagcgcgctagggcctactctgttcctcctatacacagcggatattcccacgaacgagcagctaacaacatctacgttcgctgacgacaccgcaattttaagtcgctcgaggtgcccaggccgagccacaacacagctagcaaaccacctcctcgtagtagagaggtggctatctgattggcggattaaaataaatgaacaaaaatgtaaacacataacgtttactctcaacaggcaaacatgccctccactattattgaataatacgcagattccccaagtcaacgatgtaacgtatctcggcgtccaccttgacagacgactaacctggagaagacacatcgaacgcaagaaagtacatctaaaactaaaggccagcagcttccactggattcttaacgctcgttcgcccctgcgtctggactacaaggttttgctctacaactccactctcaagcccatctggacatatggctcccagctatgggggaacgccagcagaagcaacatagacattatacagcgcgctcaatcgaaaatcctgcgaactatcactggggcaccatggtatattcgcaaccaaaacatccacagggacctaagcattcttaccgttaaagatgaaatagacaaacaaaaagcgtcctacaacgaaaaactctctgtgcaccccaatcgcctcgcaagaggcttgacttgggtttccagccgatcccgtctacaacgcaacgacctcccaagccagctataactttcgggcccctttagcacaacatcagtcatatgactgtgagttagattaattagtctaagatttgatacacttattgttagtatccaaagggagaagattcaataaataaatagcaaagcaaaaaaaaaaaaaaaaaagtcttAAGTCGCGCACAACCGATCCTCAGGAGATGTGGAAATGGAAAGAACGCTATGGACGCTTGACTCTTAGCGCTAACCAAGGAGAGGAGAGACAATGCCCAATAATGAGGTTGACATTTCACCCTGTTACTCTCCTCCAACTCTTTCTATGCCCCTTTCTAGTTCTAACATTGACTCCTAGATGGCGCATCTTTAccaaatatctttttcctgCAGATACAAGCGTTACAAAGCCTCCCCCCCCCCAAGAATCTGGCTTGGGGTTTGACACCCTAGGACAGATCACACCAAGAGCTTGTGGCTGCTTCGCCTACTGTCTCATGTCTTTCGCATGGAACTTTCCCAGGACATGGCACTGCAGGTCCTCTAACTCATAGCATAAGTTTACAAACTCTTTCGTGTACTCTAGCTTTCACGTACGCTGGACCTAATTTTGCACAGTATCCTGCCGAAAAAATACTTTGTTTGAAATTCTTGTAAAACACTTCCTGCCCTTCCTTATAGGCTACTTCTCTCTTCAAATTATACTGCCGCTCTATTTTCTCATTCTGTTTCCTTAACACCTCACGAACCTTATTCCGGACTGTCTAAAGGAGTCCTCTTTTGAAAACACCAATGACGAGGATTCTGAGGAGACGAAGTTTTGGCCAAATGCCATATAATACGGACTAGTACCAAGTGCTGAATGGACTGCTGTACGGAGAGCGCAGCAAATACTGCTGAGCTGTTTGTCCCAATTTTTCTGAGTAGGTCTCACATAAGCCCTAATCGCCGCAATGACCGATCGGTTAACCCTCTCCTCTTGGAGTAATGGTCCAGCACTATGAATATTCCAATATTACCGCTTCGAGACCGAGGGTATGGATCGAGAAAGTCTATATAAAGACGCTGAAAGAATCACTCAGATACAGGCGCCACGCCCATTGGTGGTCGTTGTGTTCTATTTGGCGCTTTGGTGGACTTGCAAGTCTCAGAAGATTGCGTATACGACTTTACGTCGTTAACCAACCCCGGCCAATAATAATATCGGCGAAGCCTTTCCAAAGTCTTATGAGTGCCACCATGAGAAGCAAGAGGGTAGTCATGATTCTTTTTCAGAAGCTCGGCAACTGGAATCTGGAATCCATAACTTCCAACTGAAAATATCATGCAGCTGATTTCCTGTTGCATGATCACAACTTTTAAGTCCGGCAACTGATCCTATGTAGTCTTGATTTTTTCTACCAGTTCTAGGTACTTGGCCGACTTGAACTCTGGTGCTTGAAGGTCTGCTAATAGTCCGTATCGCCTCTGTCTTGCATCATATGGAGTTGCGATTTTAATGACTACTCCACACGCGTAGGTCCGAAGAGAGGGTGCACTTCAAGGGCGGCGTGCGCGTGGAGTACGAGCGTTTTATTCTGTGAACAATTCAAATCAGCCTCATACATTTCGAACTAACTTATTCTTACCGCATTGTGCCCTCCTACGATTCACAAGACAACGAGAagcacattttttggcggCATTCACTGTACCGATATTAGTAGGCCCACACTTCAAGGGCCAAGAAATCCATACGAGATCGGATAACTTAACAAATACTAGATTTTCCTTACAATACTTATTCTTCCTATCGATTACAATGTTTGACCGACGACATCCCCGACCCCGAGAAGAACCGCTTTACTCAAATCCAAAAATTCAAGTTTTGAGACGTTCACGCGCACAGTGGCGCGTCTGACGACTCCATCAGCTCCGCTGTACACCTCCTCCACGATGCCCTTGCGCCACTCTCGTCTGGGCAAGGCAGGATCGCAGACGAAGACCATATCGCCCTGGCGGTTGGGCTCCGTTCTCCGCACCACTTCTCGCGGCGCACATGCGTAGGCAGGTACTCCAGGACCCACCTCCTCCAGAAACGGTCTCGCAGCACGCGAGCAATCCTCCACTGCTTTCGCGTCGAACCCTCCTTGGGCAACTCCGCATCCAATCCAGGCGTATTCGGCAGGTAAGCTGCTCCCTTGAGCAGATCGTTTGGCGTCAACGGCGCCTCTTGGTCCGCATCCACCGGCAAGTGGGTGAGCGGACGCGAGTTGACCACATTCTCCGCCTCGATCAGGAAACTCTCCAACACATGATCCTTCGGCGCGACTTCCTTCAGAGTATCGCGCAGCACTCGTTTGACGCACTGCACTATCCGCTCCCATACTCTGCCCTCAGACGGGTTCGATGGGCAATTGAAAACCCATTCAATGCTTCAGCTGGACAACTCACTCTGTATCCTCTCCGTCTCAAACACGTCTCCAAATCGCTCGGCCTCCCGTCAGCTCCCACGAAGTTCTTGCCGTTGACACTGCGCATTCTATGTACTGGTCCTCTTCGGCAGACGAAGTTCCTGATCGCTATTATGCATGAATCCGTCGACAGGTCATGCGCCAGCTCCAGATGAATCGCCCTTGTCGTCAAGCACGTGAACAAGGTGACCCAACGCTTCTCTCTGTGGCGGGATACAGTCACCAGCAGTGGTCCAAAGTAGTCCAATCCGGTGTACTTGAATGGCCATCCCCTCGCTTCCAGTCAATCCTCTGAAAGGGGTCCCATTATCGGCGGCATCGGCCGCGTCCTTTCCGCATTCCGCCGACCTCATCTCGTCGGGGAACGATTCCAACTGGACCTGTCTGACTAAAAGGTTCTCCGCGGCCTCACACTCCGTTGCAGTGAGTCCGTACTCCTCGATCTCGCTTGTTTGCTTGCGACACCAACGCGCAAACCTCAAGACCCAGGCTGTGGTCCTCACCAGGCGACTGAAGCTCGAGAATCTCTGGAACGGAATGGCGAATTCATTGGCGGCCACCAATGCAAACTCACTGGGCATCTCCTCTTCATCCGGCGCATCTGGAACACGCTCGGTTTCCTCCTCAGGCGCCGGCCAGCCGCTCGCTGGCTGCCTCAAAAATGCGGGTCCGCTTAGCCAACTTGATTCCGGGCTAAGGTCTGCCTTATTCTGCGACCGCGTCGCATCATCCGCTGCGTGGTCAGCTGTAGGTACCCATCGGCGCTGGGAAACCTTCGCCGACTCCAAATTCTCCGCCACTCGGTTGCCAACAAACTTCTTGTACCGGCGGTGGGTGCTGCCGATCCATCTCAGCACCGTTTTTGAGTCCGTCCACAACACCGTCTCATGTCCACAATGTGCTCCTCCCTGACAGTGTTCATCAGTCTGGTTCCAAGAACCGCTGCCTGCAGCTCCAAGCTTGGGATCGACATCGTTCTCATCGGCGCGCACCTCGTCTTTGCGCACACGAAGCTAACCAGCACGTTGTCATCCTCGTAGGTGACCCTCCAGTAGGCCACCGCCGCGAATGCAGATTGACTTGCATCCACGAGCACGTGCAACTCGAGGGTCCGAACTGCTCCATGCCCAAAATAGTGACGAGGGCATCGGAACTGTCCCACGGCGTCCATCTCCCTGCGCCAGGCCGCAAAGGCTTTGCCTATTTTCTCCGGTAGTGGTTCGTCCCGCTGGATCTTCTGCCTCCAGATCTCTCTCAACAACAGCTTCGCTGTAATCATCAGGCAGCACAGGAATCCCAATGGGTCGAACGTTGACATCAGCAGGCTCAAATACTCCCTTTTTGTGGGGACTCGATCTCCACTTAGAACGCTACTTGGCACTCGGTGATACTCCACGTTGAATCTGAAATCGTCCGTGGCTACCTGCCAGCGCATTCCAAAGATCTTTTGGTCAGCCTCACCCCATCCGACGCTCTGGACTTGTCCACGTGGTCCCAACGCCGCTTCCACGATAGTCATCGACGTAGTGGTGGTCGATGATGGCCTTGACTGCCCTCGGATCCGAATCCCGAAACTTCAGGGCATTCACCGTCCTTACGTAATGCGCAGCGCTCGGCGAGCAGGCTGCTCCAAACGTCGTTACGTTCATCTCGTACACATCCGGGTCTCGATCGTCGTTGCCATCTCTCCAAAGGAATCGTTGGGAACATCGATCCTCGGGTCGGATCAGCACTTGGTGGAACATCTCCTTGATGTCAACGCAGACTCCGACTGCTCCTTCCCTGAAGTGGAAGAGCACGGCTCGCAAGGGCTTGTAATGCTGAGGCCCCTTGTCCAGCGCCGAATTTGGCGAGGTTCCTCCAACTTTGGCTGCAGCATCGAACACAAGCCGGACCTTACCGGGCTTCGGGTTTTCGACACGTTGATCAGCCGTCTGTGCGCCATCTTGTATCTCCGTGGCAACACAGCGTAGTCGTCCTTCCTGAGTAATCCCGTCTGGTAGCGACGCCCCACTTTCAGCGTGGTGTCTTCGAGGCCATCGCTGGCTGCGACCTGCGGTGCGAGCTTCATACCAAAGCTTTCCATCTCGAAGTAGTCCTCCACCATCTGTTCCATCGTATTATCCATTGACGGTGACGGCGTAGTCGATTGCCCACTTACTGGCCCAAACACAACACATCCAAGCTCGGTTGCGGCCGAATACGGTCCCTCTCTGGCAAACCGCCTCGTCCTAAGTGGCAATCCCAAATGTCCATGGTCCAGTCCGATGATCAACTTAGGCACCACGTTGATGTAGGGCTTCATCAGCAGACGCGCATCCTTATGCACGCCCTGGACATCTCGTCGGCCTAACGACTGCATCGGCAGACTCAGGCTCGAAACGGAGTACACGTTCCTCAAAGCGTGGCGAGTGGGCTTCCCAGCTCCACTTATCTCCAGGCTCACCACGTTGCTGGGCTCTCTGCTGGCCCTTCCTTCAAACCATTGAATATTCAGCTATCGATGTTCGCCTCGCACTCCCAGATCCCTCCGTAGTTCGTCATCGATCATCGTGACGGAGGATCCTTCATCCAAGAGCGCGTATGTGTCCACCTGGCGACCAGCTCCGTACAGCGTTACTGGCAGTATACGGAACAAAAGTCGGCCTCCCTCGGCGTCAACGCAGCTTAAGTTCCTCTGCACGGGCGCCTCCGCTGGCTGCGGGGCCCTTCTCTCCAGGCTGTTTCTGGGGACAGCCGACTGCAGGCTCCCCTCGTGGTCCCTGTAACCACCTCGTTGCGAAGACCTCCTGTCCGGGCTGCGTCTGGAAACTGCTGACTGCTGGTTTCCTCCGTTGTGGCTCCTGAAGCCACCTCGCTACGCCGGCCATTTTCGCTCCTCGTCCACGCCATGTAGCAGACGGTGATGCAATCGCCACGTACATCGCAGAATCTGGTCGTATGTTCACTCCGTAAGCATGTGAAGCACAGCCGATGCCTCCTCACCAAGCTCCACCTACCCGGTGGCGAAGCTCCAATGAACTCCCTGCAGCTCGTCGCAGCATGTTGCCCTCCACAGATTGGACAACCTCCACGCCGATCATCCTGTTGATCGCATCCGTTCTGGTCGACGCTCGCATGCAGAACTTGACGCTTCGGCTCCTTTCCCTCGACGTCCAAAACCGTACACACGACGTTTGCGTGCTCCTGCAGCCACGCTCTGAAGTGCGCTACAGTGGGAAAGGGCTCGATCGATGCAGCGTGCCTGGCCCAGACTACTCGCTTGCTCTTAGGAAGCTTCACCACAAGCTCCTCCTCCGCAGGTGCTGCTCCGCCTTCGCTGACTGCAAGAAGGCCGTGAGGTTACTCACTCGGGTTGCGAAGGGAACGACCCTCGCCAGGTGCTGCTCCGAAATCGGCGGCACCTCTCGCCCGCTGTTCAGCTGGCTGCGTATAAGCTGCTCCGGTCGGCCGATCCTAAAGCGCAGCTGCTCCATCACGGCGCTGACGTTCCCAGGGTGAATCAGCAGCGACTTCACTGTCTCGCGTGCTTCATCCTTCAGCGCCTTCAACAACCTCTGGTTGTTCTCCAAGTCTGTGCAGTTGTATGCTTGGGTCGTCTCCACAAACGCACAGTTAAAGATCGGCCACTCGTCGGGCTGCCCTTCTAATACAGGCAGGTCCGGAAGCCTCCTTGGCTCATACACACTTTGGGATTCATTCGGCGTCATCGAGGCGTAGGATCCCACAAATGCCGATGCTGTTGCCACGTTGTGGTTGCTTCCGCCCGGTAGCACGAATCCATGCGCTGTCTGCGCAACACTTGTAGCACACAGTGGCTCCACAAGATGATTGCTAGTCGTTAGCAATGGCGGTCCACTCCAAGGCCGCACTGCTCGCACCGACACCGCTATGTGGGACCGGCCCGACCCAGTTAGTTGAGGCCTCACCGTTAGATGTGGCTGATGGCGGCCCGCTCCAAGATGGCGGCCGCCCCGACGCTCCACTGTTGGCGCCATATGCGCTTAGGCCGACGGTGCTCGCACTGTTCAGGGTTTTAACCTGCTTCAGCTCCTCCTCCAACGCCGCAAACCTTTTCAAAAGGTCCGACGTGAGGGGCTGGCTCATCTCCGGTTTTGAACTCGCAGCTGTGACAGCAGTACTCCTGGGTTGGGAC encodes:
- the LOC139355140 gene encoding uncharacterized protein, which codes for MQSLGRRDVQGVHKDARLLMKPYINVVPKLIIGLDHGHLGLPLRTRRFAREGPYSAATELGCVVFGPVSGQSTTPSPSMDNTMEQMVEDYFEMESFGMKLAPQVAASDGLEDTTLKVGRRYQTGLLRKDDYAPGKVRLVFDAAAKVGGTSPNSALDKGPQHYKPLRAVLFHFREGAVGVCVDIKEMFHQVLIRPEDRCSQRFLWRDGNDDRDPDVYEMNVTTFGAACSPSAAHYVRTVNALKFRDSDPRAVKAIIDHHYVDDYRGSGVGTTWTSPERRMGFNVEYHRVPSSVLSGDRVPTKREYLSLLMSTFDPLGFLCCLMITAKLLLREIWRQKIQRDEPLPEKIGKAFAAWRREMDAVGQFRCPRHYFGHGAVRTLELHVLVDASQSAFAAVAYWRVTYEDDNVLLGAAGSGSWNQTDEHCQGGAHCGHETVLWTDSKTVLRWIGSTHRRYKKFVGNRVAENLESAKVSQRRWVPTADHAADDATRSQNKADLSPESSWLSGPAFLRQPASGWPAPEEETERVPDAPDEEEMPSEFALVAANEFAIPFQRFSSFSRLVRTTAWVLRFARWCRKQTSEIEEYGLTATECEAAENLLVRQVQLESFPDEMRSAECGKDAADAADNGTPFRGLTGSEGMAIQVHRIGLLWTTAGDCIPPQREALGHLVHVLDDKGDSSGAGA